The following proteins are co-located in the Streptomyces sp. NBC_00435 genome:
- a CDS encoding NuoI/complex I 23 kDa subunit family protein — MPPIPGSGLAKGLAVTLRTMTKRSHTAQYPEVQPELPPRSRGVIGLFEENCTVCMLCARECPDWCIYIDSHKETVPAAAPGGRERSRNVLDRFAIDFSLCMYCGICIEVCPFDALFWSPEFEYAETDIHELTHERDKLREWMWTVPAPPALDPAAEEPKEVAAARKAVEKAEATAAADAAAAAGATPDTPAPGQDPAPEGDA, encoded by the coding sequence ATGCCCCCCATCCCCGGCTCCGGCCTCGCCAAGGGCCTGGCCGTCACGCTGCGCACGATGACGAAGCGCTCGCACACCGCCCAGTACCCCGAGGTGCAGCCCGAGCTCCCGCCGCGCTCGCGCGGGGTCATCGGCCTGTTCGAGGAGAACTGCACGGTCTGCATGCTGTGCGCGCGCGAGTGCCCCGACTGGTGCATCTACATCGACTCCCACAAGGAGACGGTCCCGGCCGCCGCCCCCGGTGGCCGGGAGCGCAGCCGCAACGTCCTCGACCGCTTCGCCATCGACTTCTCCCTCTGCATGTACTGCGGCATCTGCATCGAGGTGTGCCCCTTCGACGCACTGTTCTGGTCGCCGGAGTTCGAGTACGCCGAGACCGACATCCACGAACTGACCCACGAGCGCGACAAGCTGCGCGAGTGGATGTGGACCGTCCCGGCGCCGCCCGCCCTGGACCCGGCCGCCGAGGAACCCAAGGAAGTCGCGGCCGCCCGCAAGGCCGTGGAGAAGGCCGAGGCCACCGCCGCCGCCGACGCGGCCGCGGCCGCCGGGGCGACCCCCGACACCCCGGCCCCCGGGCAGGACCCGGCCCCGGAAGGAGACGCGTGA
- a CDS encoding NADH-quinone oxidoreductase subunit C, which yields MNLYDSLPDAAGTVFGAEAVGSFSYSVLTVDVPTASWIPALEIARDKLGCTYFDWLSAVDEPGTGFRVCAHVVSLENHRVRRLLLRTTVPHSAPSLPSAVAVYAGAEWHERETFEMFGVVFTDHPNLVPLLLPENFEGHPLRKDFVLAARVAKAWPGAKEPGEAHDPDAPKRRQMLPPGVPDPNEWGPLKGQLPPAPARPARTPRTAAAPGERPVRTPREGAPVRRTRSVSEGSASQAAAPATPGSPAAPAPASAPTPASAEPAAPAAPVTEAPAGTPDEATPPRPARRTRSASEGSASQATGPAPEAPRRPVPRSSDAPWHDPKPAFDKPPAEPAAPEPAAPEPAAPEPPAAPEPAAPEPPAAPEPAAPEPPAAPEPAAPEPPAAPAGPVDPAEADPTTDPNGGAA from the coding sequence GTGAACCTCTACGACTCCCTCCCCGACGCGGCGGGAACGGTCTTCGGCGCGGAGGCCGTCGGCTCCTTCTCGTACTCCGTCCTCACGGTCGACGTGCCCACCGCGAGCTGGATCCCCGCGCTGGAGATCGCCCGCGACAAGCTGGGCTGCACGTACTTCGACTGGCTGAGCGCGGTGGACGAGCCGGGCACGGGCTTCCGCGTGTGCGCGCACGTGGTCTCGCTGGAGAACCACCGCGTACGCCGCCTGCTGCTGCGGACCACCGTCCCCCACTCGGCGCCCTCCCTGCCCTCCGCGGTCGCGGTGTACGCGGGCGCGGAATGGCACGAGCGCGAGACGTTCGAGATGTTCGGGGTCGTCTTCACCGACCACCCGAACCTGGTCCCGCTGCTCCTCCCCGAAAACTTCGAGGGCCACCCGCTGCGCAAGGACTTCGTCCTCGCCGCCCGCGTCGCCAAGGCCTGGCCGGGCGCGAAGGAGCCGGGCGAGGCGCACGACCCGGACGCGCCGAAGCGCCGCCAGATGCTCCCGCCGGGCGTCCCGGACCCCAACGAGTGGGGCCCGCTCAAGGGCCAGCTCCCCCCGGCCCCCGCCCGCCCCGCCCGCACCCCGCGCACCGCGGCGGCCCCGGGCGAACGCCCGGTCCGCACCCCGCGCGAGGGCGCCCCGGTCCGCCGCACCCGCTCGGTGTCCGAAGGCTCGGCGAGCCAGGCGGCCGCGCCGGCGACGCCGGGATCGCCCGCGGCTCCGGCTCCGGCCTCGGCTCCGACTCCGGCCTCGGCCGAGCCCGCGGCTCCGGCCGCGCCGGTGACCGAGGCCCCGGCCGGGACCCCGGACGAGGCCACTCCGCCGCGCCCGGCCCGCCGCACCCGCTCGGCATCCGAAGGCTCGGCCAGCCAGGCCACCGGCCCCGCGCCGGAGGCACCGAGGCGGCCCGTGCCCCGGAGCTCGGACGCACCCTGGCACGACCCGAAGCCCGCCTTCGACAAGCCCCCGGCCGAGCCGGCCGCACCGGAGCCGGCCGCACCGGAGCCGGCCGCACCGGAGCCCCCGGCCGCACCGGAGCCGGCCGCACCGGAGCCCCCGGCCGCACCGGAGCCGGCCGCACCGGAGCCCCCGGCCGCACCGGAGCCGGCCGCACCGGAGCCCCCGGCCGCACCCGCGGGACCCGTCGACCCCGCCGAGGCCGATCCGACCACCGACCCCAACGGAGGCGCCGCGTGA
- a CDS encoding complex I subunit 1/NuoH family protein yields MNDVLDVALRLIVVFAVFLVLPLVVGQTEHKVMAHMQGRLGPMYAGGFHGWAQLVADGVKFAQKEDIVPANADRRVFQLAPAVALLPYLLVLLAIPIGPGEGAVGQVIDAGLFFALAVMGVGVLGSLMAGWASANKFSLLGGLRTAAQLLAYELPMLLAAASVAMAAGTVSLPGIVGAFEWWWLPWQIVGGLVFFTAGLAELQRPPFDMPVADSEIIFGAYTEYTGLRFALFLLAEYAGIVVLCALTTVLFLGGWHGPFGGDSFGWVWTLLKIAALSFVVIWLRVSYPRLREDQLQKLAWTVLIPLALAQIALTGIVKVAIQ; encoded by the coding sequence GTGAACGACGTCCTCGACGTCGCCCTGCGGCTGATCGTCGTCTTCGCCGTCTTCCTCGTGCTCCCGCTCGTCGTCGGGCAGACCGAGCACAAGGTGATGGCCCACATGCAGGGCCGCCTCGGCCCCATGTACGCCGGCGGCTTCCACGGCTGGGCCCAGCTCGTCGCCGACGGGGTCAAGTTCGCGCAGAAGGAAGACATCGTCCCGGCCAACGCCGACCGCCGCGTCTTCCAGCTCGCCCCCGCCGTCGCCCTCCTCCCGTACCTCCTGGTCCTCCTCGCCATCCCCATCGGCCCCGGCGAGGGAGCCGTCGGCCAGGTCATCGATGCCGGGCTGTTCTTCGCGCTCGCCGTCATGGGCGTCGGAGTACTCGGCTCGCTCATGGCCGGCTGGGCCTCCGCGAACAAGTTCTCCCTCCTCGGAGGCCTCCGCACCGCCGCGCAGCTGCTCGCCTACGAGCTCCCCATGCTGCTCGCGGCCGCCTCGGTCGCCATGGCCGCAGGGACGGTGTCGCTCCCCGGCATCGTCGGCGCCTTCGAGTGGTGGTGGCTGCCCTGGCAGATCGTCGGCGGACTCGTCTTCTTCACCGCCGGCCTCGCCGAACTCCAGCGGCCCCCCTTCGACATGCCCGTCGCCGACTCCGAGATCATCTTCGGCGCGTACACCGAGTACACCGGCCTGCGCTTCGCGCTGTTCCTGCTCGCCGAGTACGCGGGCATCGTCGTGCTGTGCGCCCTCACCACCGTCCTCTTCCTCGGCGGCTGGCACGGCCCCTTCGGCGGCGACTCCTTCGGCTGGGTCTGGACCCTGCTCAAGATCGCCGCGCTCTCCTTCGTGGTGATCTGGCTCCGCGTCAGCTACCCCCGCCTGCGCGAGGACCAGCTGCAGAAGCTCGCCTGGACCGTACTCATCCCGCTCGCGCTCGCCCAGATCGCGCTCACCGGCATCGTGAAGGTGGCGATCCAGTAA
- a CDS encoding NADH-quinone oxidoreductase subunit B → MAVTPAGTPAVPSEPQLLPEPKRLGVLSRLAPEPMKVVLNWGRRYSLWVFNFGLACCAIEFIAASMARHDFIRLGVIPFAPGPRQADLMIVSGTVTDKMAPAVKRLYEQMPEPKYVISFGACSNCGGPYWDSYSVTKGVDQIIPVDVYVPGCPPRPEALLQGILKLQEKIARESLAERYANPAPPSPAQLTSALVTPPPTPGTNA, encoded by the coding sequence ATGGCTGTGACCCCGGCCGGTACCCCGGCCGTGCCGTCGGAGCCGCAGCTGCTCCCGGAGCCGAAGCGCCTGGGCGTCCTGTCCCGCCTCGCGCCCGAGCCCATGAAGGTGGTCCTCAACTGGGGCCGCCGCTACAGCCTGTGGGTCTTCAACTTCGGCCTCGCCTGCTGCGCGATCGAGTTCATCGCGGCGTCGATGGCCCGGCACGACTTCATCCGGCTCGGCGTGATCCCCTTCGCACCCGGCCCGCGCCAGGCGGACCTCATGATCGTCTCGGGCACGGTGACGGACAAGATGGCCCCGGCCGTCAAGCGGCTGTACGAGCAGATGCCCGAGCCGAAGTACGTCATCTCCTTCGGCGCCTGCTCCAACTGCGGCGGCCCGTACTGGGACTCGTACTCGGTGACCAAGGGCGTCGACCAGATCATCCCGGTCGACGTCTACGTCCCGGGCTGCCCGCCCCGTCCCGAGGCGCTGCTGCAGGGCATCCTCAAGCTCCAGGAGAAGATCGCCCGCGAATCGCTGGCGGAGCGCTACGCGAACCCGGCACCGCCGTCTCCCGCGCAGCTGACCAGCGCGCTGGTCACGCCGCCGCCCACCCCGGGGACAAACGCGTGA
- a CDS encoding NADH-quinone oxidoreductase subunit A has translation MPEPTVSTVSVLAADYFRTYSVVGLMAVLGVLFVAVAFGAGRLLRPVVPTPEKLLTYECGVDPVGEGWAHTQVRYYVYAFLYVIFAVDSIFLFPWATVFAAAGYGATTLVEMFIFLGFLAVGLLYAYKKGVLEWL, from the coding sequence GTGCCCGAACCAACGGTATCGACCGTATCCGTGCTCGCCGCGGACTACTTCCGGACGTATTCGGTCGTCGGCCTCATGGCCGTGCTCGGTGTGCTCTTCGTGGCGGTGGCGTTCGGCGCCGGCCGCCTGTTGCGCCCCGTCGTCCCGACCCCCGAGAAGCTGCTGACGTACGAATGCGGCGTGGACCCGGTCGGCGAGGGCTGGGCGCACACCCAGGTCCGCTACTACGTCTACGCCTTCCTCTACGTCATCTTCGCCGTCGACTCGATCTTCCTCTTCCCCTGGGCGACGGTGTTCGCCGCCGCCGGTTACGGCGCCACGACGCTGGTGGAGATGTTCATCTTCCTCGGCTTCCTGGCCGTCGGCCTGCTCTACGCGTACAAGAAGGGCGTCCTCGAATGGCTGTGA
- a CDS encoding NADH-quinone oxidoreductase subunit 5 family protein, whose translation MSTPTLAVLVPLLPFLGALAGLLLGRTAPGFVKPLAVLPTLGAAVLAVLVALRQGGGKAIDTATELTPTGSVPIELSLHLDGFAVMVAVLVGVVATCVQIYSTAYLREDPRYPSYAALVSLFTSAMLLVVYSGDLMVLLVGWEIMGICSYFLVGHYWETEAARSASLKAFLVTKLGDVPFLIGLFALAADAGSFRITKILGTVVAGGLHHPTLIALLLLAGVAGKSAQFPLHTWLPDAMAGPTPVSALIHAATMVAAGVYFVARLLPVFAASRAAMVVLAVMAAVTMVGSALAALAQDDIKRVLAYSTIGQLGYMTGALAVGDRAAAVFHLLSHGAFKALLFLGAGVIIHASGTNSLAAMSRMDGLSRRIPDVFWTMTIALLALAAFPPFAGFFSKEAVLVAAEHTAGGHSELAPSAAGWLVLVAGVLTALLTAAYATRLWLMAFRGRGAAAPDHGKEPVAMTGVLWLLALPTIGFGLLAGPLSDFFDGRELTPSLTTSVLGTGAAVVGAVLTYALWQRAVAKAALAPAAAAGAGTAAEGVLAPAGAPAGAPAGAPAAVVAAESAAESPEVGEVTHDHPVVSTAPAADPGRALLGPLHRHAAVGFHLDAVYDRLFVRPVRSAASLVRFLDREVVDTYVRGAGLGPRLLGGLVRRAQTGNVQSYLSALLAGAVVLAIATAVLANVNAGS comes from the coding sequence GTGAGCACCCCGACCCTCGCCGTACTCGTCCCCCTGCTGCCCTTCCTGGGCGCGCTGGCGGGACTGCTGCTCGGCCGCACCGCCCCCGGCTTCGTCAAGCCCCTCGCCGTCCTGCCCACGCTGGGCGCCGCAGTGCTCGCGGTGCTGGTCGCGCTGCGCCAGGGCGGCGGCAAGGCGATCGACACGGCGACCGAGCTGACCCCGACCGGCTCGGTGCCGATCGAACTCTCGCTCCACCTGGACGGCTTCGCCGTCATGGTGGCCGTCCTGGTCGGCGTCGTCGCCACCTGCGTGCAGATCTACTCGACGGCGTACCTCCGCGAGGACCCGCGGTACCCGTCCTACGCCGCTCTGGTCTCACTGTTCACCTCCGCCATGCTGCTCGTCGTCTACTCCGGCGACCTGATGGTGCTGCTGGTCGGCTGGGAGATCATGGGCATCTGCTCGTACTTCCTGGTCGGCCACTACTGGGAGACCGAGGCGGCCCGCTCCGCCTCCCTGAAGGCCTTCCTCGTCACCAAGCTCGGCGACGTCCCCTTCCTCATCGGCCTGTTCGCACTCGCCGCCGACGCCGGCTCCTTCCGGATCACGAAGATCCTGGGCACCGTCGTCGCGGGCGGGCTCCACCACCCGACGCTGATCGCCCTGCTGCTGCTGGCCGGAGTCGCGGGCAAGTCCGCGCAGTTCCCGCTGCACACCTGGCTCCCGGACGCCATGGCGGGCCCCACCCCGGTCTCCGCCCTGATCCACGCCGCGACGATGGTCGCCGCCGGTGTCTACTTCGTCGCCCGACTCCTCCCGGTCTTCGCGGCCTCCCGGGCCGCGATGGTGGTCCTGGCCGTCATGGCGGCCGTCACGATGGTCGGCTCCGCCCTCGCCGCCCTGGCCCAGGACGACATCAAGCGGGTGCTCGCCTACTCCACGATCGGCCAGCTCGGCTACATGACCGGGGCCCTGGCCGTCGGCGACCGGGCCGCCGCCGTTTTCCACCTCCTGTCCCACGGCGCCTTCAAGGCGCTGCTGTTCCTCGGCGCCGGCGTGATCATCCACGCCTCCGGCACCAACTCCCTGGCCGCCATGTCCCGGATGGACGGGCTGTCCAGGCGCATCCCGGACGTCTTCTGGACGATGACGATCGCGCTGCTCGCGCTCGCCGCCTTCCCGCCCTTCGCCGGCTTCTTCTCCAAGGAAGCCGTCCTCGTCGCCGCCGAGCACACCGCCGGCGGCCACTCGGAGCTCGCCCCGAGCGCGGCCGGCTGGCTGGTCCTCGTCGCCGGCGTACTGACCGCCCTGCTCACCGCCGCCTACGCCACCCGGCTGTGGCTGATGGCCTTCCGCGGCCGGGGCGCCGCCGCCCCCGACCACGGCAAGGAGCCCGTCGCGATGACCGGCGTGCTGTGGCTGCTGGCCCTCCCGACCATCGGATTCGGCCTGCTGGCCGGACCGCTCTCCGACTTCTTCGACGGCCGTGAGCTCACCCCGTCGCTGACGACCTCGGTCCTCGGCACGGGCGCCGCCGTCGTCGGCGCGGTCCTCACCTACGCCCTGTGGCAGCGAGCCGTGGCCAAGGCCGCCCTGGCCCCGGCAGCCGCGGCCGGAGCCGGCACCGCCGCCGAGGGTGTGCTCGCCCCCGCCGGAGCCCCCGCCGGAGCCCCCGCCGGAGCGCCCGCGGCCGTCGTCGCCGCCGAGTCCGCCGCGGAGAGCCCGGAGGTCGGCGAAGTCACCCACGACCACCCGGTGGTCTCCACCGCTCCCGCCGCCGACCCCGGACGCGCGCTCCTCGGCCCGCTCCACCGGCACGCCGCCGTCGGCTTCCACCTCGACGCCGTCTACGACCGCCTCTTCGTACGCCCCGTCCGGTCCGCCGCGTCCCTCGTACGCTTCCTCGACCGCGAGGTCGTGGACACGTACGTCCGCGGGGCCGGCCTCGGCCCCCGGCTGCTCGGAGGCCTCGTACGCCGCGCCCAGACCGGCAACGTGCAGAGCTACCTGAGCGCTCTGCTCGCCGGCGCCGTGGTCCTGGCGATCGCCACCGCCGTCCTCGCCAACGTCAACGCCGGATCGTGA
- a CDS encoding NADH-quinone oxidoreductase subunit N, with protein sequence MTVLQPIVSAAADAPSLVQSVDWLAIAPVVVTAAVGLLVLVADLFVPEHRKPLLGWISVAGLAVATATLLPLRAGDRSTFCLTGPGTDGAGACSYAADHFALVVQFLVLGGALVTALLSVTTVREARMPAGEYWFLLLSSAAGAALLPASRDLATLIVALEVASLPAFALVGMRRGDRLSSEAALKFFLSSVTATAVSLMGVSFVYAATGSLHLTQVADRLEHVPGQLDTLAMAGVALTLVGFAFKTAAVPFHFWVPDTYVGAPLPVAGYLSVIGKAVGFTGLILVTVIAFPAYSDVWGPALAVLAALTMTLGNAAALRQSADRPNGAVRLLAWSSVGQAGYLLVPIAAAAYAGRDQIGSTVAYALMYAAVNLGAFAVAALVARTRPLHRLADYRGLYAERPLAALALAFFLLCLAGLPPGIIGLFAKVTVFRAAVDAGLGWLAVVMAVNVVVALYYYLRWTALLFRTPDADTAPEGVQEAAPEGARPRRGTPWPVTAAIVLTAATALVLSGAPQLALRFATGSLFPL encoded by the coding sequence ATGACGGTCCTTCAGCCCATCGTCAGCGCCGCCGCCGACGCCCCCAGCCTGGTCCAGTCCGTCGACTGGCTCGCCATCGCGCCCGTCGTCGTCACCGCCGCCGTCGGCCTCCTCGTCCTGGTCGCCGACCTCTTCGTACCCGAGCACCGCAAGCCGCTGCTCGGATGGATCTCCGTGGCCGGGCTGGCCGTCGCGACCGCGACCCTGCTGCCGCTGCGCGCCGGCGACCGCAGCACCTTCTGCCTCACCGGGCCCGGCACGGACGGCGCCGGCGCGTGCAGCTACGCCGCCGACCACTTCGCGCTGGTCGTCCAGTTCCTCGTACTGGGCGGCGCCCTGGTCACCGCCCTGCTGTCGGTCACCACCGTCCGCGAGGCACGCATGCCGGCCGGGGAGTACTGGTTCCTGCTGCTCTCCTCCGCCGCCGGCGCGGCCCTGCTGCCCGCCTCCCGTGACCTCGCCACCCTGATCGTCGCCCTCGAGGTCGCCTCGCTGCCCGCCTTCGCCCTCGTCGGCATGCGCCGCGGCGACCGGCTGTCCTCCGAGGCCGCCCTCAAGTTCTTCCTGTCCTCCGTCACCGCCACCGCCGTGTCCCTGATGGGCGTCAGCTTCGTCTACGCCGCCACCGGCTCCTTGCACCTCACCCAGGTCGCCGACCGGCTGGAACACGTCCCCGGACAGCTCGACACCCTCGCCATGGCCGGAGTCGCGCTCACCCTGGTCGGCTTCGCCTTCAAGACGGCTGCCGTCCCCTTCCACTTCTGGGTCCCCGACACCTATGTCGGCGCCCCGCTGCCCGTCGCCGGCTACCTCTCGGTCATCGGCAAGGCCGTCGGCTTCACCGGCCTCATCCTCGTCACGGTGATCGCGTTCCCCGCGTACTCCGACGTCTGGGGCCCGGCCCTCGCCGTCCTCGCCGCGCTCACCATGACGCTGGGCAACGCGGCCGCCCTGCGCCAGTCCGCCGACCGCCCGAACGGTGCCGTACGGCTGCTCGCCTGGTCCTCGGTCGGCCAGGCCGGCTACCTGCTGGTCCCCATCGCCGCCGCCGCGTACGCCGGCCGCGACCAGATCGGCTCCACCGTCGCCTACGCCCTCATGTACGCCGCCGTGAACCTCGGCGCCTTCGCCGTGGCCGCCCTGGTGGCCCGTACGAGGCCGCTGCACCGGCTCGCCGATTACCGCGGCCTGTACGCCGAGCGCCCGCTCGCCGCCCTCGCGCTGGCCTTCTTCCTGCTCTGCCTGGCCGGTCTGCCGCCGGGCATCATCGGGCTCTTCGCGAAGGTCACCGTCTTCCGGGCGGCGGTCGACGCGGGCCTGGGCTGGCTCGCCGTGGTCATGGCCGTGAACGTCGTCGTCGCCCTGTACTACTACCTGCGCTGGACCGCCCTGCTCTTCCGCACCCCCGACGCGGACACCGCCCCGGAGGGCGTGCAGGAGGCCGCGCCGGAGGGCGCACGGCCCCGTAGGGGCACTCCGTGGCCGGTCACCGCCGCCATCGTGCTCACCGCCGCCACCGCCCTGGTCCTCTCGGGAGCCCCGCAGCTGGCCCTGCGCTTCGCCACGGGCAGCCTCTTCCCGCTGTAG
- a CDS encoding NADH-quinone oxidoreductase subunit J family protein, protein MITAAAQGNGFLSPTGVEIAFVLVGLATLGAAAVTVTTKQLVHAALWLVVALGGIAVEYLLLTAEFIAWVQVLIYLGSVVVLLLFGLMLTKAPIGRSPDADSGNRPVALGVALVAAAALVWVVVDAFRTTWIDLDGPVQGSTKVSGEILFRHWVLPFEALSVLLLAALIGAIVLSRKDTPDTGASAPATKPASATKPATTPATDKKGQR, encoded by the coding sequence GTGATCACCGCAGCCGCCCAGGGCAACGGCTTCCTCTCCCCGACCGGCGTCGAGATCGCCTTCGTCCTCGTCGGCCTCGCCACGCTCGGCGCGGCCGCCGTCACGGTCACCACCAAGCAGCTCGTGCACGCCGCCCTGTGGCTGGTCGTCGCGCTCGGCGGGATCGCCGTCGAGTACCTGCTGCTGACCGCCGAGTTCATCGCCTGGGTGCAGGTACTGATCTACCTCGGTTCCGTGGTCGTCCTCCTCCTCTTCGGGCTGATGCTCACCAAGGCGCCCATCGGCCGCTCACCGGACGCCGACTCGGGCAACCGCCCGGTCGCGCTCGGCGTGGCCCTCGTCGCGGCCGCCGCGCTCGTCTGGGTGGTCGTCGACGCCTTCCGCACCACCTGGATCGACCTCGACGGCCCCGTCCAGGGCTCCACCAAGGTCTCCGGCGAGATCCTCTTCCGGCACTGGGTGCTGCCGTTCGAGGCGCTCTCCGTCCTCCTCCTCGCCGCCCTGATCGGCGCCATCGTGCTGTCCCGCAAGGACACCCCGGACACCGGCGCGTCCGCGCCCGCGACCAAGCCGGCGTCCGCGACCAAGCCGGCGACGACGCCCGCCACCGACAAGAAGGGGCAGCGCTGA
- the nuoK gene encoding NADH-quinone oxidoreductase subunit NuoK translates to MHLAYPAVLAALLFCTGLYGVLARRNAILVLMSVELMLNAVNLNLVAFDVWLRDSLHAGQALTLFTIAIAAAEIGIGLAIVLTVYRNRGTADVDRLRDTAEGHEPDSANTATGAAA, encoded by the coding sequence ATGCACCTCGCCTACCCCGCCGTGCTGGCGGCGCTCCTCTTCTGCACGGGCCTGTACGGAGTGCTCGCCCGCCGCAACGCCATCCTGGTCCTGATGTCCGTGGAGCTGATGCTCAACGCCGTCAACCTCAACCTGGTGGCCTTCGACGTCTGGCTGCGCGACAGCCTGCACGCCGGCCAGGCCCTCACCCTCTTCACCATCGCCATCGCCGCCGCCGAGATCGGCATCGGTCTCGCGATCGTGCTGACGGTGTACCGCAACCGGGGCACCGCGGACGTCGACCGACTGCGCGACACCGCCGAGGGCCACGAGCCGGACAGCGCGAACACTGCGACCGGAGCCGCCGCGTGA
- a CDS encoding complex I subunit 4 family protein, producing MQFLLALIVAGPLVGAVAALLPAPPGLKGKSPEQAVLRHGVTVTGAILAAAIALTLGFDHDAPSRFQATTDISWIQALNVRIHLGIDGISLPLLLMTALLFFLCALYSYFKLPAGPSAKAFVALLLVLESGTLATFAVLDLLLFFLAFEMVLIPMYFLIARWGGAQRQAAAWKFILYTLLGSVVMLLGLLLIGLNSGTFDMVALASDNGRELSHTTQILAVLAIGTGLAVKTPMWPLHSWLPDAHTAAPTVGSVLLAGVLLKMGTYGFVRILLPVTPDGMATFAPYLGAFAAVGIVYGSLACLALARKGGKGDLKRLIAYSSVGHMGFVLLGIASMTPTGVNGALFANVAHGLITGLLFFLVGALKDRYGTADLDTLAGATGAALYGRAPRFGAFLAFAAVASLGLPGLAGFWGEMLALFGAFDPAEGLSRPAFLTYMSVGAFGTLLTAAYLLIVVRRVCMGDPKAVREGGAAPVVLADIQHYEFAAWTPLVALTVLAGLWPAVLLGLTDPAVQKLLAGGNS from the coding sequence ATGCAGTTCCTTCTGGCGTTGATCGTGGCCGGCCCGCTCGTCGGCGCCGTCGCCGCCCTCCTGCCGGCCCCGCCCGGACTGAAGGGCAAGAGCCCCGAACAGGCCGTGCTGCGCCACGGCGTGACCGTGACCGGCGCCATCCTCGCCGCGGCGATCGCCCTCACCCTGGGCTTCGACCACGACGCCCCGTCCCGCTTCCAGGCGACGACGGACATCAGCTGGATCCAGGCCCTGAACGTCCGGATCCACCTCGGCATCGACGGCATCTCGCTCCCCCTCCTCCTGATGACCGCGCTGCTGTTCTTCCTGTGCGCGCTCTACAGCTACTTCAAGCTCCCCGCGGGCCCCTCCGCGAAGGCCTTCGTCGCCCTGCTCCTGGTCCTGGAGTCCGGCACCCTCGCCACCTTCGCCGTCCTCGACCTGCTGCTGTTCTTCCTCGCCTTCGAGATGGTCCTCATCCCGATGTACTTCCTCATCGCCCGCTGGGGCGGTGCTCAGCGGCAGGCCGCCGCCTGGAAGTTCATCCTCTACACGCTCCTCGGCTCCGTCGTCATGCTCCTCGGTCTGCTGCTGATCGGACTGAACAGCGGCACTTTCGACATGGTGGCACTGGCCTCTGACAACGGCCGCGAACTGTCCCACACCACCCAGATCCTGGCCGTCCTCGCCATCGGCACCGGCCTCGCCGTGAAGACCCCCATGTGGCCCCTGCACAGCTGGCTGCCGGACGCGCACACCGCCGCCCCCACCGTCGGCTCCGTCCTCCTCGCGGGCGTCCTGCTGAAGATGGGCACCTACGGCTTCGTCCGCATCCTGCTGCCCGTCACCCCCGACGGCATGGCCACCTTCGCCCCCTACCTCGGCGCCTTCGCCGCCGTCGGCATCGTCTACGGGTCGCTGGCCTGCCTCGCGCTCGCCCGCAAGGGAGGCAAGGGCGACCTCAAGCGCCTCATCGCCTACTCCTCCGTCGGCCACATGGGCTTCGTGCTGCTCGGCATCGCCTCCATGACCCCGACCGGCGTCAACGGCGCGCTCTTCGCCAACGTCGCCCACGGCCTGATCACCGGCCTCCTCTTCTTCCTGGTCGGCGCCCTCAAGGACCGCTACGGCACCGCCGACCTCGACACCCTCGCCGGAGCCACCGGCGCCGCCCTCTACGGCCGTGCCCCCCGCTTCGGCGCGTTCCTCGCCTTCGCCGCCGTCGCCTCCCTCGGCCTGCCCGGCCTGGCCGGCTTCTGGGGCGAGATGCTGGCCCTGTTCGGCGCGTTCGACCCCGCCGAGGGGCTGTCGCGGCCCGCGTTCCTCACGTACATGTCCGTCGGAGCGTTCGGCACCCTGCTCACCGCCGCCTATCTCCTGATCGTCGTACGGCGGGTGTGCATGGGCGACCCGAAGGCCGTGCGCGAAGGCGGCGCGGCCCCGGTGGTCCTCGCCGACATCCAGCACTACGAGTTCGCCGCGTGGACCCCGCTCGTCGCCCTCACCGTCCTCGCCGGCCTGTGGCCCGCGGTCCTCCTCGGCCTCACCGACCCGGCCGTCCAGAAGCTCCTCGCGGGAGGGAACTCATGA